CAATTATTTTTTTGCTCAGGCGGGTCATGATTCTCATGTTTACTGCAACATAAGAGACATCAGTAAGCTGAACACAGGCTTTTGCGTAGGGCGAATCCGGGTGGCCCATCATATAAGGAAGTACATACATAGTGCGGCCTTTCATACATCCGTCGGACAACTGCCTCATTTTTACTTTTGCTTCCTGCGGGTCCATCCAATTGTTGTTGGGGCCGGCAGTTTCTTTGTCATTTTGACAGACAAAAGTAAGGTGCTCCGTGCGGGCCACATCCGTATGATGGCTGCGGTGAAAATAGCAGTCAGGATAAGTCTTAGGGTTTAAATCCTGAAAAATATAATGACTTTCAATTTTTTCTTTTGTTTTTCCTATTTCGATTAATCTACGCGCTTCCTCTTCGGAACCATCGCACCAGTAAATATTGTCCGGCTTCATCAATTTAGCCTGCTCTTCAACCCATTTTTCCAGTAATGTCGGCATTTATTCCCCTTTAACACCTGATGCTATCCGCTTGGAAGGATATCAGGTGTATTCCCTCTTCAATACTCAATTCCTATTTTTCCCAAACCCGCTTTTTTTCAGTAGCTTCTATAACATCAGTAGGGTATATATTTTCAAGAAGCTCGTCCGGCTTAAACCATAATTTTATTTCCCTTTCGGCATCTTCTTCATTTGCTGAACAATGGATTACATTTTCAAAAACACCTTTTGTGGTAACTCTTCCGTATTGGCCGCGGATTGAGGTTTGGTCTGCTTCTTCCGGATTAGTGGCGCCGGCCATTTTTCTTATTTTATCAATAGCGCTTTCGCCG
Above is a genomic segment from Elusimicrobiota bacterium containing:
- a CDS encoding nucleoside-diphosphate kinase, giving the protein MHEKHNQSLVLIKPDGLVKSLTGNILTRLSETKLRIIGAKVVKVTRELAEEHYVHLKDKPFFEAVVKYMMGKLYAKEYERVIAIVYGGESAIDKIRKMAGATNPEEADQTSIRGQYGRVTTKGVFENVIHCSANEEDAEREIKLWFKPDELLENIYPTDVIEATEKKRVWEK